In Paraburkholderia caribensis, a single window of DNA contains:
- the hflK gene encoding FtsH protease activity modulator HflK: MNDYNERSIWLRLRGMLSLNDPRWGRGEGNGDRQRLNDSKRPPNGKDSEGPPDLDEMWRDFNRRLSRMFGRKGGGGGPRPDNGRGARIGVGIIIGVLIAIYLGSGVFVVQDNQAAVVLRLGELRGTVGQGVHWRLPYPFESHETVNVGQVRSVEIGRNNVVRLANVKDASMLTHDADIVDVRFAVQYQIRKPTDYLFRSADPDQSVTQAAQAAVRQIVGSRSTNDILYQDREAIRAQLTEAIQHSLDESRTGLAVTGVTIQSVQPPDQVQSAFDDAAKARQDRERAKRDAQAYANELLPRTKAEAERMIDDAKTYSERVVAQAQGDAERFKEVYAQYSKAPAVIRERMYLETMQQIYSNTTKVFVDSKSGSNVLYLPLDKLVEQTRQRVAESAAASAASAGQAAQPAQNAQGAQAAAQGGNTPTIITPPAAPVSSASQAAAASDAFRSRDSFRSRGREDDLQ; this comes from the coding sequence GTGAACGATTACAACGAGCGGAGTATCTGGCTGCGTCTGCGCGGCATGTTGTCGCTGAACGACCCGCGCTGGGGCCGGGGGGAAGGCAATGGCGATCGCCAGCGTCTGAACGATTCGAAGCGTCCGCCCAACGGCAAGGACAGCGAAGGTCCGCCTGATCTCGACGAAATGTGGCGCGACTTCAACCGGCGTCTGTCGCGCATGTTCGGCCGCAAGGGTGGCGGCGGCGGTCCGCGTCCGGATAACGGGCGCGGCGCGCGCATCGGCGTCGGCATCATCATCGGCGTGCTGATTGCGATCTATCTCGGCAGCGGCGTGTTCGTCGTGCAGGACAACCAGGCGGCCGTGGTGCTGCGCCTCGGTGAGCTGCGCGGCACGGTCGGGCAGGGCGTGCACTGGCGTCTGCCGTATCCGTTCGAATCCCATGAAACCGTCAACGTCGGCCAGGTGCGCTCGGTCGAGATCGGCCGCAACAACGTGGTGCGTCTCGCGAACGTGAAGGACGCGTCGATGCTCACGCACGACGCCGATATCGTCGACGTGCGCTTTGCCGTCCAGTACCAGATCCGCAAGCCGACCGACTATCTGTTCCGCAGCGCCGACCCTGATCAGAGCGTCACCCAGGCCGCGCAGGCGGCCGTGCGGCAGATCGTCGGCTCGCGCAGCACGAACGACATCCTCTATCAGGACCGCGAGGCCATCCGCGCGCAACTGACGGAAGCCATCCAGCATTCCCTGGACGAATCTCGCACGGGGCTGGCCGTCACGGGCGTGACGATCCAGAGCGTGCAGCCGCCCGATCAGGTGCAGTCCGCGTTCGACGACGCCGCAAAGGCGCGTCAGGATCGCGAGCGCGCCAAGCGCGACGCGCAGGCCTACGCGAACGAATTGCTGCCGCGCACGAAGGCGGAAGCCGAGCGCATGATCGACGACGCGAAGACCTACAGCGAACGCGTCGTCGCGCAGGCGCAAGGCGACGCCGAGCGCTTCAAGGAAGTCTATGCGCAGTATTCGAAGGCGCCTGCCGTGATCCGCGAACGTATGTACCTGGAAACGATGCAGCAAATCTACTCGAACACGACGAAGGTGTTCGTCGACAGCAAGTCGGGCAGCAACGTGCTGTACCTGCCGCTCGACAAGCTCGTCGAGCAGACGCGTCAGCGCGTGGCCGAATCGGCCGCGGCCAGCGCCGCGTCGGCGGGGCAGGCTGCGCAGCCCGCGCAGAATGCGCAGGGTGCGCAAGCGGCGGCGCAGGGCGGCAACACGCCCACGATCATCACGCCGCCCGCCGCGCCCGTCAGCAGCGCCAGTCAGGCGGCCGCCGCGAGCGACGCCTTCCGTTCGCGTGATTCGTTCCGCAGCCGCGGCCGCGAAGACGATCTGCAATAA
- a CDS encoding DUF2065 domain-containing protein: MDIAGSLLLAIALMLIIEGMFPFVFPSAWRDTFRRIAERPPHHIRIGGLIVMVLGLLLLLIAT; encoded by the coding sequence ATGGACATAGCCGGCTCGTTGTTGCTCGCGATCGCACTGATGCTGATCATCGAGGGAATGTTCCCGTTCGTGTTTCCGAGCGCCTGGCGCGACACGTTTCGTAGAATAGCGGAGCGCCCGCCGCACCACATCCGGATCGGCGGGCTGATCGTCATGGTGCTCGGGTTGCTGTTGCTGCTGATCGCGACCTGA
- the ispG gene encoding flavodoxin-dependent (E)-4-hydroxy-3-methylbut-2-enyl-diphosphate synthase yields the protein MHSDQVKSSSQIVSTVPVFGGHAPRRRSHAVDVRWGGQLVTIGGDAPVRVQSMTNTDTADAIGTAIQIKELAQAGSELVRITVNTPEAAAAVPAVREQLDRMGVTVPLVGDFHYNGHLLLRDYPGCAESLSKYRINPGNVGQGAKRDTQFAQMIEAAAKYDKPVRIGVNWGSLDQDLLAKMMDENAARAEPWEAQSVMYEALIQSAIGSAERAVELGLRRDKIILSCKVSGVQDLIAVYQELARRCDFALHLGLTEAGMGSKGIVASTAALSVLLQQGIGDTIRISLTPEPGASRTGEVIVGQEILQTMGLRSFSPMVIACPGCGRTTSTLFQELASQIQTYLRTQMPLWRDSYPGVEKMNVAVMGCIVNGPGESKHANIGISLPGSGENPAAPVFIDGVKVKTLRGEHIAQEFQQIVSDYVERTYGRAEATN from the coding sequence ATGCACTCCGATCAAGTGAAATCCAGCAGTCAGATTGTTTCGACCGTGCCGGTGTTCGGCGGTCACGCGCCGCGTCGCCGCTCGCATGCGGTCGACGTCCGTTGGGGCGGCCAGCTCGTGACGATCGGCGGCGACGCGCCCGTGCGCGTGCAGTCGATGACGAACACCGATACGGCAGACGCAATCGGCACGGCAATCCAGATCAAGGAACTCGCGCAGGCGGGCTCGGAACTCGTCCGTATCACGGTCAACACGCCGGAAGCGGCGGCCGCCGTGCCTGCGGTTCGCGAGCAGCTCGACCGCATGGGCGTCACGGTGCCGCTGGTCGGCGACTTCCACTACAACGGCCATTTGCTGCTGCGCGACTATCCGGGCTGCGCCGAATCGCTGTCGAAGTACCGGATCAATCCCGGCAACGTCGGCCAGGGCGCGAAGCGCGACACGCAGTTCGCGCAGATGATCGAAGCGGCCGCGAAGTACGACAAGCCGGTGCGCATCGGCGTGAACTGGGGCAGTCTCGATCAGGATCTGCTCGCGAAAATGATGGACGAAAACGCCGCGCGCGCCGAACCGTGGGAAGCGCAAAGCGTGATGTACGAAGCGCTGATCCAGTCGGCGATCGGCTCGGCGGAACGAGCCGTCGAACTCGGCCTCAGGCGCGACAAGATCATCCTGTCGTGCAAGGTGAGCGGCGTGCAGGATCTGATCGCCGTGTACCAGGAACTCGCGCGCCGTTGCGACTTCGCGCTGCACCTGGGTTTGACGGAAGCGGGCATGGGGTCGAAGGGCATCGTCGCTTCGACGGCGGCGCTGTCCGTGCTGCTGCAGCAAGGTATCGGCGACACGATCCGTATTTCGCTGACGCCGGAACCGGGCGCATCGCGCACGGGCGAAGTGATCGTCGGCCAGGAAATCCTGCAGACCATGGGCCTGCGCTCGTTCTCGCCGATGGTCATCGCGTGCCCTGGCTGCGGCCGCACGACGAGCACGCTGTTCCAGGAACTGGCATCGCAGATCCAGACGTATCTGCGCACGCAGATGCCGCTGTGGCGCGACAGCTATCCTGGCGTCGAGAAGATGAATGTGGCCGTGATGGGCTGCATCGTCAACGGTCCGGGCGAATCGAAGCACGCGAACATCGGTATCAGCCTGCCGGGCTCGGGTGAAAACCCCGCCGCGCCGGTGTTTATCGATGGCGTGAAGGTCAAGACGCTGCGCGGCGAACACATCGCGCAGGAATTCCAGCAGATCGTGAGCGATTACGTCGAGCGCACCTATGGTCGCGCCGAAGCGACAAACTGA
- the hflX gene encoding GTPase HflX: MTSTNLINAALVGIDFGKIDFEASLEELSLLAQSAGAHPAVTLTGRRASPDAAMFVGSGKAEELRLACEANDIDIVIFNHALAPAQQRNLERTLNRRVVDRTSLILDIFAQRARSHEGKLQVELAQLQYLATRLIRAWTHLERQKGGIGLRGPGETQLETDRRLIGERIKMLKGRLDKLRRQHGTQRRARARNRTMSVSLVGYTNAGKSTLFNALTKAQAYAADQLFATLDTTSRRVYLGEDIGQIVVSDTVGFIRELPHQLVAAFRATLEETIHADLLLHVVDASSAVRLDQIDQVNDVLREIGADTIRQVLVFNKIDAVPELAARGDAVERDEYGNISRVFLSARTGQGLDTLRAAIAEIATAEHLPESDGLLSEGGPEAAALHQEQRDDAGEDHREDRKIPDTGADPFQLH, translated from the coding sequence TTGACATCCACCAATTTGATCAACGCAGCGCTTGTCGGCATCGACTTCGGTAAGATCGATTTCGAAGCCAGTCTCGAAGAACTCAGCCTGCTCGCGCAAAGCGCGGGTGCCCATCCAGCCGTCACGCTCACCGGTCGCCGTGCCAGTCCCGATGCCGCCATGTTCGTCGGTAGCGGCAAGGCCGAGGAGTTGCGCCTCGCTTGCGAGGCGAACGACATCGACATCGTCATCTTCAATCACGCACTTGCGCCGGCGCAGCAGCGCAATCTGGAGCGCACGCTTAACAGACGCGTGGTCGACCGTACCAGCCTGATTCTCGATATCTTCGCGCAGCGTGCGCGCAGTCACGAAGGCAAGCTGCAAGTCGAACTCGCGCAGTTGCAATATCTCGCCACGCGGCTGATTCGCGCGTGGACTCACCTGGAGCGGCAAAAGGGCGGTATCGGCCTGCGCGGCCCCGGTGAAACGCAGCTCGAAACCGACCGCCGGCTGATCGGCGAGCGCATCAAGATGCTCAAGGGGCGGCTCGACAAGCTGCGCCGCCAGCATGGCACGCAGCGGCGCGCGCGGGCGCGCAATCGCACGATGTCGGTGTCGCTGGTCGGTTACACGAACGCGGGCAAGTCGACGCTGTTCAACGCGCTGACCAAGGCGCAGGCCTATGCCGCCGACCAGCTGTTCGCCACGCTCGACACTACTTCCCGCCGCGTGTATCTCGGCGAAGATATCGGGCAGATCGTCGTCTCGGACACCGTAGGATTCATCCGCGAGTTGCCTCACCAACTGGTGGCCGCATTCCGCGCCACGCTGGAGGAAACCATTCACGCGGACCTGCTGTTGCACGTGGTCGACGCATCGAGCGCAGTGCGGCTCGATCAGATCGATCAGGTCAACGATGTGCTGCGCGAGATCGGCGCGGACACGATCCGGCAGGTGCTGGTATTCAACAAGATCGACGCCGTGCCTGAACTGGCGGCCCGTGGCGACGCGGTCGAGCGGGACGAGTATGGTAATATTTCGCGCGTCTTTTTGAGCGCGCGCACGGGGCAAGGGCTGGACACACTGCGCGCTGCCATCGCCGAAATCGCAACTGCCGAACATCTGCCGGAGTCCGACGGTTTACTGTCGGAGGGAGGCCCGGAAGCGGCGGCACTTCATCAAGAGCAACGCGATGATGCAGGCGAAGACCACCGCGAAGACCGCAAGATCCCAGACACGGGCGCTGACCCGTTCCAATTGCATTGA
- the hfq gene encoding RNA chaperone Hfq: MSNKGQLLQDPFLNALRKEHVPVSIYLVNGIKLQGNIESFDQYVVLLRNTVTQMVYKHAISTVVPARPVNFHPDSESS, from the coding sequence ATGAGCAACAAAGGGCAATTGTTACAAGACCCGTTTTTGAACGCACTGCGTAAAGAGCACGTGCCGGTCTCGATCTATCTGGTCAACGGCATCAAGCTTCAAGGGAACATTGAATCGTTCGACCAGTACGTCGTGTTGCTCCGGAATACGGTGACCCAGATGGTCTACAAGCACGCTATCTCGACTGTCGTGCCTGCCCGTCCGGTGAATTTCCACCCCGATTCCGAATCGTCCTAA
- a CDS encoding tetratricopeptide repeat protein yields the protein MSYHDEQESLESLKAWWAQWGNAVTWIVLVALVAAAGWNGWNYWQRHQAAEAAVLYDQVQQATAGTDKAAITRVAADMEDKFSGTAYAQMTALAAAKALYAAGDEPGAKAQLQWAVDHAKDDEFKQIAKLRLASLLLDEKAYDAGLALLNDPSDAFKGVVADRRGDLLAAQGKRDDARTAYKLALDSLPKNDASARQLIQFKLDALGG from the coding sequence ATGAGTTACCACGACGAACAAGAATCGCTTGAAAGCCTGAAGGCTTGGTGGGCGCAGTGGGGGAATGCCGTCACGTGGATCGTGCTGGTCGCGCTCGTTGCCGCCGCCGGCTGGAACGGCTGGAATTACTGGCAGCGTCATCAGGCCGCGGAAGCAGCCGTGCTCTACGACCAGGTTCAGCAAGCCACCGCGGGCACGGACAAGGCGGCCATCACGCGCGTCGCGGCCGACATGGAAGACAAGTTCAGCGGCACGGCTTACGCGCAGATGACGGCGCTCGCCGCTGCGAAGGCGCTGTACGCGGCAGGCGACGAACCGGGTGCGAAAGCGCAGCTCCAATGGGCCGTCGACCACGCGAAGGACGACGAATTCAAGCAGATTGCGAAGCTGCGTCTCGCGTCGCTGCTGCTCGATGAAAAAGCCTATGACGCGGGTCTCGCGTTGCTCAACGATCCTTCGGATGCATTCAAGGGCGTCGTCGCCGATCGCCGTGGCGACCTGCTTGCCGCGCAAGGCAAGCGCGACGATGCGCGCACCGCTTACAAGCTCGCGCTCGACTCGCTGCCGAAGAACGATGCCTCGGCCCGTCAACTGATCCAGTTCAAGCTCGACGCGCTGGGCGGCTGA
- the bamB gene encoding outer membrane protein assembly factor BamB, which produces MNLLKRYAVPVACAMTVLALTACSSSKDERRVPTPLTEFKPVLDVQQVWSASVGKAGRYMFSPVTVGDAVYAAGANGSVAKIDAKTGKDLWRTKVDGDLSAGVGTDGTLTAVGGLKGEVFVLDQSGKLSWKGVAPGEILSPPLVGNGLVVVRTVDGQITAFNAQTGEQKWNYRNRAVPLNLRVSAGMTFAGDQAVLAGFPGGQFAAINLQTGDAYWTTPVSYPKGVTEVERINDVTGPPTLVGAETCAVTFQGQLGCFDANSGRALWEKAFSSTSGLAQDDRVVVAGDDWAIVSAFDANTGKQLWRNDQLKSRDVSVPMLLGHAAVVGDYQGYVHFLSRDDGTFVARAKTDGSAITAAPVLAGDTLIVQTHDGDLYGFRPR; this is translated from the coding sequence ATGAATCTGCTGAAACGTTACGCTGTGCCCGTTGCCTGTGCGATGACCGTGCTCGCTTTGACGGCCTGCTCGTCGTCGAAAGACGAGCGCCGCGTGCCCACGCCGCTCACCGAGTTCAAACCCGTGCTCGATGTGCAGCAGGTGTGGTCGGCCAGCGTCGGCAAGGCCGGACGCTACATGTTCTCGCCCGTGACGGTCGGCGACGCCGTGTATGCGGCGGGCGCGAACGGTTCGGTCGCGAAGATCGATGCTAAAACGGGCAAGGATCTGTGGCGCACCAAGGTCGACGGCGACTTGTCGGCCGGCGTCGGTACGGACGGCACGCTGACGGCCGTCGGCGGCCTGAAGGGGGAGGTGTTCGTGCTCGACCAGAGCGGCAAGCTGTCGTGGAAGGGCGTTGCGCCGGGTGAAATCCTGTCGCCGCCGCTCGTCGGCAACGGTCTCGTGGTGGTGCGCACGGTGGACGGTCAGATCACCGCGTTCAACGCGCAAACGGGCGAACAGAAGTGGAATTACCGCAACCGTGCGGTGCCGCTGAATCTGCGCGTGTCCGCAGGCATGACGTTCGCCGGCGACCAGGCCGTGCTCGCCGGTTTCCCCGGCGGCCAGTTCGCGGCGATCAACCTGCAGACGGGCGACGCCTACTGGACGACGCCCGTGTCGTATCCGAAGGGCGTGACGGAAGTCGAGCGTATCAACGACGTGACGGGCCCGCCCACGCTGGTCGGCGCTGAAACCTGCGCGGTCACGTTCCAGGGTCAGCTCGGCTGCTTCGACGCCAACTCGGGGCGCGCGCTGTGGGAAAAGGCATTTTCGAGCACGAGCGGTCTCGCTCAGGACGACCGTGTCGTCGTCGCGGGCGATGACTGGGCAATCGTGTCGGCGTTCGACGCCAACACGGGCAAGCAACTGTGGCGCAATGACCAGCTGAAGAGCCGCGACGTCAGCGTGCCGATGCTGCTTGGCCACGCCGCCGTGGTCGGCGACTATCAGGGCTACGTGCACTTCCTGTCGCGCGACGATGGCACCTTCGTCGCCCGTGCGAAGACGGACGGCAGCGCAATTACGGCTGCGCCCGTGCTGGCGGGCGACACGCTGATCGTGCAGACGCACGACGGCGATCTGTACGGGTTCCGTCCGCGTTAA
- the der gene encoding ribosome biogenesis GTPase Der, which translates to MKPVIALVGRPNVGKSTLFNRLTRSRDALVADLPGLTRDRHYGEGRVGGERPYLVVDTGGFEPVAKDGILYEMARQTRQAVEESDIIVFIVDGRNGLAPQDKSIADYLRKTGRPIFLVVNKAEGMKYSSVAADFYELGLGDPRAISSAHGDGVTEMINEALDVAYAGQPEESEDEKAQHGVKIAIVGRPNVGKSTLVNTLIGEDRVIAFDMPGTTRDSIYIDFERQGKKYTLIDTAGLRKRGKVFEAIEKFSVVKTLQSISDANVVILLLDARQDISEQDAHIAGFVVEQGRALVVGVNKWDGLDPHVRERTKADLQRKLKFLDFAKFHFISAAEKTGIGPLMRSVDDAYKAAMTKLPTPKLTRALIEAVEFQQPRRRGPVRPKLRYAHQGGQNPPIIVIHGNALDAVTDTYKRYLENRFRETFGLTGTPLRIEFRSTTNPYADKG; encoded by the coding sequence ATGAAACCCGTTATTGCCCTCGTCGGGCGCCCCAATGTGGGGAAATCCACGCTGTTCAACCGGCTCACGCGTTCGCGCGATGCGCTCGTCGCCGATTTGCCCGGCCTAACGCGCGACCGTCACTACGGTGAAGGCCGGGTCGGCGGCGAGCGCCCGTATCTCGTCGTCGATACAGGCGGCTTCGAGCCCGTCGCGAAGGACGGCATTCTGTACGAGATGGCGCGGCAGACGCGCCAGGCAGTCGAAGAGTCGGACATCATCGTGTTCATCGTCGACGGCCGCAACGGCCTTGCGCCGCAGGACAAGTCGATCGCCGACTATCTGCGCAAGACGGGCCGGCCGATCTTCCTCGTCGTCAACAAGGCCGAGGGGATGAAATACTCGTCGGTGGCCGCCGACTTCTACGAGCTGGGCCTCGGCGACCCGCGCGCGATTTCCTCTGCGCACGGCGACGGCGTCACCGAAATGATCAACGAGGCGCTCGACGTCGCGTATGCCGGCCAGCCGGAAGAGAGCGAAGACGAGAAGGCGCAGCATGGCGTGAAGATCGCGATCGTCGGGCGGCCGAATGTCGGCAAGTCGACGCTCGTGAACACGCTGATCGGCGAAGACCGCGTGATCGCGTTCGACATGCCGGGCACCACGCGCGACTCGATTTACATCGACTTCGAACGGCAGGGCAAAAAATACACGCTGATCGATACGGCCGGCCTGCGCAAACGCGGCAAGGTGTTCGAGGCGATCGAAAAATTCTCGGTCGTGAAGACGCTGCAGTCGATTTCCGACGCCAATGTCGTGATTCTTCTGCTCGACGCACGGCAGGACATTTCGGAACAGGACGCGCACATCGCTGGCTTCGTCGTCGAGCAGGGGCGGGCGCTCGTGGTCGGCGTGAACAAGTGGGACGGGCTCGATCCGCATGTGCGTGAGCGCACCAAAGCGGATCTTCAGCGCAAGCTAAAATTCCTCGACTTCGCGAAGTTCCATTTCATTTCTGCAGCGGAAAAGACCGGCATCGGCCCGCTGATGCGCTCCGTCGACGACGCCTACAAGGCTGCAATGACGAAGCTGCCGACGCCGAAGCTTACGCGCGCGCTGATCGAAGCCGTGGAGTTCCAGCAGCCGCGCCGCCGCGGTCCCGTGCGTCCAAAACTGCGCTACGCGCACCAAGGGGGACAAAATCCGCCGATCATCGTGATTCACGGCAACGCGCTCGACGCCGTGACCGATACGTACAAGCGCTACCTCGAAAACCGCTTCCGGGAAACTTTCGGGCTGACGGGCACTCCATTGCGAATAGAGTTTCGATCGACGACGAATCCGTACGCGGACAAGGGCTGA
- the hisS gene encoding histidine--tRNA ligase, with translation MTEQKKQKLEKLSGVKGMNDILPQDAGLWEFFETTVKSMLRSYGYQNIRTPIVEHTQLFTRGIGEVTDIVEKEMYSFTDALNGENLTMRPENTAAVVRASIEHNMLYDGPKRLWYIGPMFRHERPQRGRYRQFHQVGVEALGFAGPDTDAEIILMCQRLWDDLGLTGIKLEINSLGLAEERAKHRVELIAYLEKHLDVLDEDAKRRLHTNPLRVLDTKNPAMQEVAQNAPKLIDFLGEESRAHFEGLQRILKANNIPFTINPRLVRGLDYYNLTVFEWVTDKLGAQGTVAAGGRYDPLIEQLGGKPTAACGWAMGVERILELLKEENLVPEAEGCDVYVAHQGDAAREQAFIVAERLRDTGLDVILHCSPDGQASSFKSQMKRADTSGAAFAVILGEDEIANGTAGVKALRDTSQSNGKSEQQTVPLEDLTEYLINAMVASTEDGDD, from the coding sequence ATGACTGAACAGAAGAAGCAGAAGCTCGAAAAGTTGTCGGGCGTGAAGGGCATGAACGACATCCTTCCGCAGGACGCCGGCCTGTGGGAGTTTTTCGAAACGACCGTCAAGTCGATGCTGCGTTCGTACGGATACCAGAATATCCGCACGCCGATCGTCGAGCACACGCAGCTCTTCACACGCGGTATCGGCGAAGTGACCGACATCGTCGAAAAAGAGATGTACAGCTTCACCGACGCGCTGAACGGCGAAAACCTGACAATGCGTCCGGAGAACACAGCGGCCGTGGTGCGCGCGTCGATCGAGCACAACATGCTGTACGACGGCCCGAAGCGCCTGTGGTACATCGGCCCGATGTTCCGTCACGAGCGTCCGCAGCGTGGGCGTTATCGCCAGTTCCATCAGGTGGGCGTCGAGGCGCTCGGTTTCGCCGGCCCGGATACGGACGCTGAGATTATCCTGATGTGCCAGCGTCTGTGGGACGACCTCGGGTTGACGGGCATCAAGCTCGAAATCAACTCGCTGGGCCTCGCTGAAGAGCGTGCCAAGCACCGCGTCGAACTGATCGCGTATCTCGAGAAACACCTCGACGTGCTCGACGAAGACGCGAAGCGCCGCCTGCACACCAATCCGCTGCGCGTGCTGGATACGAAGAACCCCGCCATGCAGGAAGTCGCGCAGAACGCGCCGAAGCTGATCGATTTTCTCGGCGAGGAATCGCGCGCGCACTTCGAAGGGCTGCAGCGCATCCTGAAGGCGAACAACATTCCGTTCACGATCAATCCGCGTCTCGTGCGCGGTCTGGATTACTACAATCTGACCGTGTTCGAATGGGTCACCGACAAGCTCGGCGCGCAAGGTACGGTCGCAGCAGGCGGCCGCTACGATCCGCTGATCGAGCAGCTCGGCGGTAAGCCGACGGCGGCGTGTGGCTGGGCAATGGGCGTCGAACGCATTCTCGAGTTGCTGAAGGAAGAGAATCTGGTGCCCGAAGCGGAAGGCTGCGATGTGTACGTCGCACACCAGGGCGATGCGGCACGCGAGCAGGCTTTCATCGTCGCCGAGCGTCTGCGCGACACGGGCCTCGACGTGATTCTGCATTGCAGTCCTGACGGTCAGGCGTCGAGCTTCAAGTCGCAGATGAAGCGCGCAGACACAAGCGGCGCCGCGTTCGCCGTGATCCTCGGCGAAGACGAGATCGCGAACGGCACGGCGGGCGTGAAGGCACTGCGCGACACCTCGCAAAGCAATGGAAAGAGCGAGCAACAAACGGTGCCGCTCGAAGACTTGACCGAATATCTAATCAATGCGATGGTTGCGTCCACCGAAGACGGCGACGACTGA
- the hflC gene encoding protease modulator HflC, whose translation MNKIVALVVAVVIVLFAASSMVYVVDPRHMAVVSARGDAAPTLAGPGLHVKLPPPLQTVTSVDARIQSFDAPDEDRYTTSDKTDLLVNPVVKFRVSDPVKLVTETRGDVQSLPDRLALLTRGALGDAFAKYSLTDALAKQDAIATEARDGMKKGAASLGVDVVDVQFTRLDFPAAMADSVYKRMIAARQQVANQERADGAAEADRIKADAAQQQQAVLADAYKQAQATRGEGDGKAASIAAEAYGSDPQFYQFYQSMQAYKNSFKPGDVMVVDSSNDFFRFMRGPDGAAAAVQSSSGASTGARKH comes from the coding sequence ATGAACAAAATCGTTGCGCTCGTCGTGGCCGTCGTGATCGTGCTGTTCGCAGCGTCGTCGATGGTATACGTCGTTGATCCGCGCCATATGGCCGTCGTCTCCGCGCGCGGCGACGCCGCGCCCACGCTCGCGGGCCCCGGTCTGCACGTGAAGCTGCCGCCGCCGCTACAGACGGTGACATCGGTGGACGCCCGTATCCAGTCGTTCGATGCACCCGACGAAGACCGTTACACCACGTCCGATAAAACGGATCTGCTGGTGAATCCCGTCGTCAAATTCCGTGTGTCCGACCCCGTGAAGCTCGTTACGGAAACCAGGGGCGACGTGCAAAGCCTGCCTGACCGGCTCGCGCTGCTCACGCGCGGCGCGCTCGGCGATGCGTTTGCGAAGTATTCGCTGACCGATGCGCTCGCGAAACAGGACGCGATCGCGACTGAGGCGCGCGACGGCATGAAGAAGGGCGCAGCGTCGCTGGGCGTCGACGTCGTCGACGTGCAGTTCACGCGGCTGGATTTCCCGGCTGCGATGGCCGATTCCGTCTACAAGCGCATGATTGCCGCGCGCCAGCAGGTAGCCAACCAGGAGCGCGCGGACGGCGCGGCCGAAGCGGACAGGATCAAGGCGGACGCTGCGCAACAGCAGCAGGCGGTGCTCGCCGACGCCTACAAGCAGGCGCAGGCCACGAGGGGCGAGGGCGACGGCAAGGCTGCGTCGATTGCCGCCGAGGCGTATGGCAGCGACCCGCAGTTCTATCAGTTCTACCAAAGCATGCAGGCGTACAAGAACAGCTTCAAACCCGGCGACGTCATGGTCGTCGACTCGAGCAACGATTTCTTCCGCTTCATGCGCGGGCCGGACGGCGCAGCCGCCGCCGTTCAATCGTCTTCCGGCGCGTCGACGGGCGCGCGCAAACACTGA